A stretch of Brassica napus cultivar Da-Ae chromosome C6, Da-Ae, whole genome shotgun sequence DNA encodes these proteins:
- the LOC106402449 gene encoding keratin, type II cytoskeletal I-like codes for MKSDKLWSRSPVVKTGKSEFPVIRFIRGYLEKIKDITGGPGVGGGLGCGAGLGIGLTGGLGLDASEGLNHSNVVFGIGMGCGIGLGFGYGFGVGGGINFDDIGDYLTYEKSSGSKSGSGKGFFFN; via the coding sequence ATGAAGTCAGATAAGCTCTGGAGTCGATCACCAGTCGTCAAAACCGGCAAATCCGAGTTTCCGGTTATCAGATTCATCCGTGGATACCTCGAGAAAATCAAGGACATAACCGGCGGTCCAGGAGTTGGCGGCGGTTTAGGCTGCGGAGCTGGGCTCGGTATCGGTCTAACCGGCGGGCTCGGGTTAGACGCTTCTGAAGGGCTGAACCATAGCAATGTGGTGTTTGGAATCGGAATGGGTTGCGGTATCGGGTTGGGGTTTGGGTACGGATTTGGAGTTGGCGGCGGAATCAATTTCGATGACATTGGAGATTATTTGACCTATGAGAAAAGCTCCGGTTCAAAGTCCGGGTCTGGTAAaggattttttttcaattga